The following nucleotide sequence is from Pseudomonadota bacterium.
AGATGCCCTGTCTGTAGGATCAGGAAAATTTTCTTTTGGATCAGTCATCCCGGAAACAGTACTGTCGGCCTGATTTAAAAGTTCTTCCAAGCGTTGTGTCAAAAACTTCCTGAAATATTCAACATCTTTTTTATTCATAGCAAGTCCTTTTTCCGAATAAATTATCTATAGAGCATTGATGCAATTACCATAAAGGAAATTACAAGTAAAGATATTTTTCTTTAAAAAACTATTTCAAATTATTATAATACATTTTAATTATTGAATCTATTTGTATTTTGTAATATGTTGTTTCCCTAAATATTTTGTTATTATAAATATAATATCAGATTTTATTTTTTCCAGTTATTTTTCTTAAAAATTTTAATTTAAAACCCTTGTTTTAATTTATTTTTCCCGGGCTTTGTTGATGAACTTATACAAGTCTATCACAAATAAGGGCTCAAACAAAAGAAAGAGGTGAAAAATTGGACAAAAAAACGCCGGGTACTAATTACAAAGCAAAATACAGAGAAGTTACAATCAAGACTTCAGATGGAGCAATCTTTCAAGGGAAGATAAATCTTTCTTTAAACCAGAGGGTTTCCGATATTTTTACGAAATCCGATGCCCCGTTTGTAGTCATGGTTGATGCCTTTACCAAGGAAGGCGGAGGGAAAATCCTGTTTATCAATAAAAAACATATAATTTGGGCTGAACCCATGGAAAACACGGATAATCAATGCTGATGGGCTCGTTATAAGTCTTAAAACCCCAAACCGTCATGCCGGCTTTCGCCGGTATAACGGTTTGGGAGCTTTTTGCGAATTCATTTATTAGAGCCACTTTCAAAACGTTTCAGTTATGGTCAAGCTCAAGGCGGGGGAAAATTTTAACCGCAGGAATACATGGCGTATTTCGAGGATTAAAATTTGAGCCCAACGCAGAGATCGGCCAAAATGGGGCATTTTGAAACTGGCTCATTTGACTTCCTTTATAAAATTTTCAAAGTTTTTCATAGAGTTGATGCTATATGCTTTAAAAGGATAATCCTTGGGCAAGATTTTTTTCACAAGCCCGGTCAGCACTGTGCCTGGCCCGATTTCAACAAATATTTCAACCTGATCATTAATTAACCTGTTGATTGAATCAAACCATTTTACCGGATTGCATAACTGTTTTCCAACAAGGTCTCTGATTTCTGAAGGTTCCGATGCGATATCAGCACTTACATTGTGGATAACAGGTGTTTCGGTTTTTTCAAAAGAAAAAGTGTTAAGATATTCTATAAACTCTTCTTCCGCCCCTCTGATTAATTCAGAATGCCATGCCCCGCTAACTTTTAAAGGTATTGCCTTTGCGCCTTTTTCACATGCAATATCAGAAGCTTTTTGTACTGCTTCCGGTTCGCCGGTTATAACGATCTGAGTCTTTGTGTTATGATTTGCAACTGATACAATACCCTCTTTTTGTATTCCCGATACTATCTGATCAACATCTTCTATAGACAGGCCGACTATAGCATGCATGGCTCCTTTATGCTTAAGCGATTCGCGGTGCATGAGCTGCCCGCGTTTAAAAACAAGTTTAAGGGCATCCTCGTTTGAAACAGTTTTGGCTGCACAAAGAGCGCTGTATTCTCCCAGGCTGTGTCCGGCAGAAAAAGCCGGTACGATACCCTCTTTTTCAATGGCTGACAGGAATGAAAGATTTACTGCTGTTACGCAGGGCTGAAGATTGATTGTTTTCGTCAGATCTTCCATAGGGCCTTTAAAGCACAGCTTAGAAATGTCCATTTTACA
It contains:
- the fabD gene encoding ACP S-malonyltransferase, whose translation is MKKIAFLFPGQGSQSVGMGLDFYQEFVFVKEIFEMASEICKMDISKLCFKGPMEDLTKTINLQPCVTAVNLSFLSAIEKEGIVPAFSAGHSLGEYSALCAAKTVSNEDALKLVFKRGQLMHRESLKHKGAMHAIVGLSIEDVDQIVSGIQKEGIVSVANHNTKTQIVITGEPEAVQKASDIACEKGAKAIPLKVSGAWHSELIRGAEEEFIEYLNTFSFEKTETPVIHNVSADIASEPSEIRDLVGKQLCNPVKWFDSINRLINDQVEIFVEIGPGTVLTGLVKKILPKDYPFKAYSINSMKNFENFIKEVK